In Acidobacteriota bacterium, the DNA window CCGCGCTCATTATTCGAGAGCTTAACTGACGCTGTGTGCTACGCGGCATGAATGGATAAAGTCGAGCTAAGCGAGGAAAGGAAATGATTTTTTTACAAATGCGGTTGCCGCAAAAACGCCTTCCCGCAATCGCCAGGTATCACCGTGCTCAAGATGTGCAATCCAACTGCGAATGCATTCGGTCAACTTACCGAGATCAATCTCACCGTCGTAATAGCGCGCCTGCAATAGTCGCAACCTCCTTCTCGCCCGGCACAGGTTTTCAGCCCGGACACGCAATCTGTCGGGCAAAACACGGAAGCCAACAAAGTTCGCTCCGCGCTGTGTTTCGAACAACTGGCTCTTCACGGGATGGATGCGTAACCGTATCTTGGCCAGACGCTCTTCGATGAAGAAGCGGGCTTCGCATAAAAAATCCCGGTCATTTCCGAAAAGCGCGAAATCGTCAACGTAACGGACGTAACATCTCACCTTCAACTCTTCCCGCACGAAATGATCGAAGCCGTTCAGGTAAACGTTGGCGAAAAACTGGCTGGTCAAATTCCCAATGGGCAGACCACGACGGCGCTCGTCAGGCGTAAAAAGATCGTCGCCTGGAAAGAAATGATGGACCGGCTCCTGCTCGTTGCTCGCATTTATGATCGTCTCAATCAGCCAGAGTGTTTGCGGGCATTTAATTTTGCGGCGGATGATCGTCTTCAGAATTTCGTGATCAATGCTTGGGAAGTATTTGCGGATGTCGCATTGCAGCACATAAGCGTACGACCGTGCGTATTTGACGAAAGTCTTCAACGCGCGATGCGACCCATATCCAATTCGATTGGCATAACTGTCCGGCGTGAACGTCCGCTCGAAGACCGGCGCAATCACATTGCACAACGCATGGTGAACAACGCGGTCGCGGTACGGCGCAGCGGAAATCATCCGCTTCTTCGGCTCAACGATTTGGAAGGTTCTGTATTCGCCCGGCTGATAGGTTTGCGAGATCAGTTCGTGCTGTAGCGCCAGCAGTTCGGCTTCGAGGTCGTAATTGAAGGCGAGTATGTTGTCACGGTATCGCTTGCCGCGTTGAGCCTGGCGGGCGGCCGCAACCAGATTATCGAAAGCGATCACGCCTTCCCACAAATTCCCGTGTCGCTTCATTGCGCTTGCAGGCTACGCTGTTGCCCGATCCAACCGCCGAGGCTTCGCCCGATGTCATCAATCAAACGCGACACGAATTCATAGCGCCGCAGGTCGAGCAATTCGAAATCTTTCAAAAGTCGTGTTTGGTAGCGGATCACATCGAGCAAACTGTTGAGCGATTCCAACCGCGCAAGCTTTTCGGTCGAGTAGCGCGCGACGATCAAACCGTCCAACAATTCATACAACCCTTCGATCAGCCGGTTGCCAAGCATGAATTTGTGATCGCGCGGCAACCGGTTCAGATGCGGCACATACCAGCGAATCAGATCATAGGTCTTTTGGATGATTGGAAGTTCTGTGGGCGCTTTTTTCATTGAAGATGAGAGAGTTGTTCAGGACATGGGAGACATCCAGAAACAATGAAACTCTCGGCGAGAGTGGCGTACCTGCCGAGGTTGCGCTTGCTTCCTGTATTCGAGCTTGTCGGGATCGCGCAACCTCGGCAGGTTGCACTACCTTTTTTGAGGGGATGAGCCTGAACTGACGTTCGAACCCAGGTGAGCCTACCAGCCCGTTCAGGCTCGCTTTATTTTTGGAAGCAATCGCTCGCTTCGCTGGAACACGCTCTGAACTCCCACGCTATGCGCCCGGCGAAACTCCCTTCCACCGGCTCTGACAATCGGGAGTTAGCGCGACTACCACAACACGAAAACCGATATTGTTGTTGCGGTCGTCCGGCTCATTATTGTTGCGGTTGGCGGAGCGACAGTTGTTACCATTGTTGTTCCACGAGCCGCCACGCAGCCGGAGTGGCGCATCCCAATTACCGCCGTCTACATGAGAACGGCGAAATCCTGTTTGCCATCTCAACTACACAACGAACTCGCTAAGAATTCCAGGATTTCAAAAAATATTTTCATGCCGCTCCGCTCCGCTTCGCTCCCAAAGAGAAAAGACCACAGCGCACAGGGCAATAGGGCAAAAGAGCCAAGGGCTAAGGAGTTCGCGCGACTACCACAACACGAAAACCGAAATAGGTGCCGCGGTCGTCCGGCCCAAGATCGAGGCGGCCGGCGGAGCGACAGTTGACACCATTGGCGTCCCACGAGCCGCCACGCAGCACGCGACGACTTGAGTCGCCACCACTCAACCAGGCTGAGCCATCGGTTGGCGCTCCGTCGTAGTTACCGTGCCACACATCTTCGCACCATTCCCAAACATTGCCGTGCATATCAAACAACCCAAATCCGTTTGCCACGCCGAGACTGCCGACGTCAATCGTTTCCTTGCGATACTCCCCCTTCTCCGCTTTGGCGTAAGGGTAATCGCCATTGTAATTCACAAACTCGGGCGTGATCGTCTCGCCAAAAGCGAATGGAGTAGTCGTTTCAGCTCGGCAGGCATATTCCCATTCGGATTCGGATGGCAGACGATACTGACGACCGGTCTTTTTGGTAAGTCGGGCGCAAAATTCTGTAGCATCGAACCACGAGACGGTTTCGACCGGACGATTATCACCCTTGAAATGCGAAGGATCAGGCTTCAGGTCGCGCTCGACTTTCTCCCATCCTGCAACAACATTCCACTGCTCCTGAGTAATGGTGGATTTGCCAATGCTGAAAGCCCAGATGGTCACTTCATGTTGCGGGCCTTCATCATTTGATCTCCCTTCTTCACCATCAGGCGCTCCCATCAAGAATGTACCGCCGGGAATCTCGACCATTTCCAGCGGGATGCCGGGAGCGAGTTCTTCAAAAAAGTGGCGAGCTTCATCAAAGCGACGCTCTATGACTTTGCCGGTTTCATCCAGAACGACGGTTTCGTAAGTGTACGTGTTTGTCGTCAGGCGCAGGTAATCCAGGTAAAACAGATTGGCCTGAATATCGCCCGTCTGGGCAAGGCCGAAGGAGCGGTAAAATTGGGTGAGTGTGACATAGCGTGTGGCAAGTTCTTCAGCCAGTCGTAATACCAGCGCCAGCCTGTGCGGGTTTTCGCCTTCAAAAAACTCCCACCATTGGCGAACTTCAGCCGAGGTGTGTTTCCAATCCAGTCGCACTTTCACGTTTTCCAGAAGGCTGCGGATTTGCTCATCAGTCCAGCCGCGCACTCTGGTCATTTTCGGCTTCGGTTTCAACCACCAACTTGTATTACCACTGCTCAAACTTGATTGGGTGGCTGCCGCGGCAACTTGCGCAGCCTCTGTTTTGAGCCGCGTGTAATCCAAGTAGTGCAAAACTGCGCGAATATCTTCCGTCCCAGCCTGGATATAAGCCTCGTGAAATTTATTGATCGTCAAACGGCGGCTGGCCAGTTCCTCCGCCAGGAACAGCAAAATATCCCACGGTTGTTTGCTCTCGACTGATTCATAATTTTCCCACCACCGACGAGCGTCGGCATTGGCGTTTCGCCAATCCAATTGCATTTTGACTTCTTCCAACCGGTTTTGGATTTGTTCGACCGACCAACCGGCAGTGTTGGTGAAACCACGTGGAGGCAGAACCCCACGTCTTCCCTGTTGAATGCCGTGGGCAAGATCAATCGCACGTCTGAAGGCCAGCGGATCAAAATCATCCGGCAAACACTCGTAAAGTTCGTCAACGGCAATGCCATTTTGTGCCAGCGGTTCCGCAAGCGCCAAAAATTGTGGGTCTTTGACCAGAACGCGTAGCGAATCCCACCAACGCCTTGCCTCTTGATCTTCCAACTGGGATCGGCGCTCGACATCGCGCAAAAACACCTCATGGTCTTCCGCAGAGCAGTCACCTGAAAACACGTCGAGAAAATGTTTGCCCTGTTCACTGGCAAAAAAAGCGTTGAGAGCCAGGCGTCTTTGTTCCCGCGTCCATCTTTCCGGTTGTGAGTTCATCGCTTTGCTTCTTTCCACGGAAAAGCCCGTACAGAGTTCACGCTTCAGCGTGTTTTTGAGACATGACACGCTAAAGCGTGAACTCTGAACCCCTATTCTTCATCCATTTTCGCAACCGATCTTCGTGATCCAGAGCTTCCAAGCTGGGAGTTTCGATTGAATGCACGGGCTGGTTCAATTCACCGGTCAGGAATTCCACTGCCCGCTTGACCACTGAAGCGTAATGGAAGGGAGGATCATCTTTGCGTGCAATCTTCAGCGCCCGATGCGCTAATCTGACTGCTTCGCTGCTTTCCTGCCTGGCCAGATGCACTCTGGCCATTGCCAGATGGGCTTCAGCAGCCGGAATCTGGAAACTGTCGTTCGGGTCAGCCCTGCAATAACGTTTGTAAGTGAAGTCGACTTCTGAAAGCTCAACGAATCGCTTGCTTCCGGTGTTGATCTTCATTGCTTCGCGGTACTGAAGCTCAATCAAACCCGCCAGCGCGAACATTGGCACCAGGTTGTAAGCCCACCCCGTTCCCCGCCTGATCGCGAAATCCAGAAACGATTCCGCCTCTTCGGTTTTTCCCATCCGAACCAACGCCAACCCCAAAGTCACGGCTTCCCAGAGCAACTGGCCAACAGAGTCTCTTTCTTTTTCACGACGATCCCAGGCCTGTTGTGCCAGAGTGGCAGCCTTTGGGTAATCTTCCAGATAGAACCAGGCTTCGGCCACGGTCTGCAATGTCCAGCGATTTGTTTCGGCAGGCAGCGTTCGCAGCAATTCGGCGGCGTGTTCGCTCTGGCGGATTGAAAGCAACAATGCCAGCCAGTATGGAGCGTATTTCGTGTGTTTGCTATCGCCTGTTTCCAGCGCGTCCAATTGTTGCTGTTCTGATTGCCAGAGCGCGCCTCCGTAAAGCGATTGCCAGTTGTGGCTATGCCGGCAATCTTCGATGGATTGCAGATCGCCGCATAATTGATAAGCGATGCTGGCGCGTTTGAAGACTATGGCGGATTCATCCCACAACCCTCTGGTCATTAATTCGTTGCCGGTGCGATACAAAACCCAGGCTTGATCCTTTCGCAAACGTAACGCAGGCAAGGCTTCCAACCACGGACGTTTGCCCGGTTCCTGAGGAAAGAACTTACCCAGGATGTTCAGCACGGCGCTTTGTGCTGATGGCGTGTCGCTGAAACTTTCCAGCGCGGAACTTAGAGATCGGAATCGCGCTTCCAGGTCGGGCAGGTTCAGAAAGCGCACCATCAGTTCGCGGGAATCTTCGCCCGATTCCAGGTGCCGAACCAACTCTTCGTCGCTGCCTGCATTTTGTTCGTACTGTTTCAAGATATAGCTCATCACCTGGCCACGTATGACTGGATGAACATCCACCAGCCCGCGCGAAAAATCGGTTCCAACCAGACGCCGCTGGGTCAGGTAATTCAACACCTCGATCAGTTTGTCGGCAGAGCGAAATCGTCCCGGCCTGCTTGCTTCAACAGAAGCATCGTCCACAAGACTGTCCATCAAGGACTCTACCCCGCTGGCTTCGGAACGGCGAACGATGTAACAGATTGTCAGCCAATCATCGCGGCGATTTTGAATCAGGTCGCGCGTAGCCAGTTCCAGCCAACGATGCCTGCGCTCTGTCAGCGTCGCATTGGCATCCAGACATGCCAATCGCTCCACTTCTGAAAATTCACCAAACCATTCGCTGAACCGCAGAGATTGTTCTTTCACCGCCGCGGCAACGACGGAAATCACCTGTGGGTGAAAGTCTATGTGCTCAAAAAACTCCCGCTGGAAAGCCGATCCATCCGGATCGCAGCAAAGATTCCAAACCTTGGCGGCGTCTTCCAGCGACATCGGACTGAATCCGTAATCAATCACTCCGGGCATAGGTTTGTCGCCGAACATCAGGTTTTCGGGAAAGATGCGGGTGGTTATTAGTACCTTCGCCTGGGTCAGCGGAAGCTCCCGCAGAAAGTCTGCAAAGACGGGGCTGCGGATGTATTTTTCCTGCGACAGTATCTCTTTCTTTTCGTTGCGCCGATCCTGCTCTTCGCTGTCCACCTGGTAATGTTCAGGGGCGGCAAATGCTCCCATCTCGCGTTCCAGGCCGTCCAACACCAACAGCCATTTCTCAGTTTTCAAACGGTCGAGCACAACTCGCTGAAGCTCTCTTTGTGCTCTTTCGGCGCTTTGCTCAACGATAGTCGCGCCGCCGAGCTCCATCGCCAGGTCGCGCAGAAATTGGTTCGCATCGTAATTGCGCGCATAAAACGAACACCAAAACTGTTTGATTCCGCTTTCATCCAGAACATCTCGTGTCGGTTTTCTGTTGAGCCAATGCCAGACCAGCGCGCTCTTGCCTGTCCCGCCCAGGTTGGAGATGCATAGAATTCCATTCTCTTTTCTGCGCAGCCAATCTGTCAGATCGTCCAATTCTTTTTCACGTCCGACAAATTTATCTCCCAGCAGGTAAGGGTTAGCGACTTTGATTTCCTGCACTTCCTGGCGGCGCAGATCTGCTCCGAATTGTTCCAGGTTGAGGCGGCGGGGTTTCGGAGGCGCAGTTGGCTGGATGGGTTCCTGACGCAAACGTTTTACAGCGTCACGAATGCCTTCGACAATATTGGTAAATGCTTCGTCCTGATTCGGCCATGTAGTTACTGGCCTGAGGCCTATTGGCAATACTTGTAACTTTTCGAAAAGCCCGCCTTGCCAACTGCAAGGACGCAAAATGATCGGCAGGACAATGGCTTCACTCCGTTCGTGACGCTCCATCGCACACTTTCCTTCTGTTTCGTAACAATAATCCGAAGCAAGAAAATCAGAACTGATAAGCAGCAAGATGATGTGCGCCTGGTTGATGCGGGTGTCGAGCGCCTCTTTCCATTCCGTACCTGGCGGAATCTGACGGTCGTGCCATTCGCTGATGACACCTTGCCGTTTCAGGATGGCCAGATGCTTGCTTAACTCATCGCGCAAGGCTTCATCTTTGTGCGAGTAGGAGAAAAAGACTTCTATTGGCTGGTTCTGAGTGGTGTCAAAATCTTCCGGCATGGTCGTCGTAAGCGGCTCCGAATTTAACCTGGCGCGACGATGCGGTTA includes these proteins:
- a CDS encoding SUMF1/EgtB/PvdO family nonheme iron enzyme, which gives rise to MRWQTGFRRSHVDGGNWDAPLRLRGGSWNNNGNNCRSANRNNNEPDDRNNNIGFRVVVVALTPDCQSRWKGVSPGA
- a CDS encoding RNA-directed DNA polymerase, with translation MKRHGNLWEGVIAFDNLVAAARQAQRGKRYRDNILAFNYDLEAELLALQHELISQTYQPGEYRTFQIVEPKKRMISAAPYRDRVVHHALCNVIAPVFERTFTPDSYANRIGYGSHRALKTFVKYARSYAYVLQCDIRKYFPSIDHEILKTIIRRKIKCPQTLWLIETIINASNEQEPVHHFFPGDDLFTPDERRRGLPIGNLTSQFFANVYLNGFDHFVREELKVRCYVRYVDDFALFGNDRDFLCEARFFIEERLAKIRLRIHPVKSQLFETQRGANFVGFRVLPDRLRVRAENLCRARRRLRLLQARYYDGEIDLGKLTECIRSWIAHLEHGDTWRLREGVFAATAFVKKSFPFLA
- a CDS encoding formylglycine-generating enzyme family protein produces the protein MTRVRGWTDEQIRSLLENVKVRLDWKHTSAEVRQWWEFFEGENPHRLALVLRLAEELATRYVTLTQFYRSFGLAQTGDIQANLFYLDYLRLTTNTYTYETVVLDETGKVIERRFDEARHFFEELAPGIPLEMVEIPGGTFLMGAPDGEEGRSNDEGPQHEVTIWAFSIGKSTITQEQWNVVAGWEKVERDLKPDPSHFKGDNRPVETVSWFDATEFCARLTKKTGRQYRLPSESEWEYACRAETTTPFAFGETITPEFVNYNGDYPYAKAEKGEYRKETIDVGSLGVANGFGLFDMHGNVWEWCEDVWHGNYDGAPTDGSAWLSGGDSSRRVLRGGSWDANGVNCRSAGRLDLGPDDRGTYFGFRVVVVARTP
- a CDS encoding toll/interleukin-1 receptor domain-containing protein; the protein is MPEDFDTTQNQPIEVFFSYSHKDEALRDELSKHLAILKRQGVISEWHDRQIPPGTEWKEALDTRINQAHIILLLISSDFLASDYCYETEGKCAMERHERSEAIVLPIILRPCSWQGGLFEKLQVLPIGLRPVTTWPNQDEAFTNIVEGIRDAVKRLRQEPIQPTAPPKPRRLNLEQFGADLRRQEVQEIKVANPYLLGDKFVGREKELDDLTDWLRRKENGILCISNLGGTGKSALVWHWLNRKPTRDVLDESGIKQFWCSFYARNYDANQFLRDLAMELGGATIVEQSAERAQRELQRVVLDRLKTEKWLLVLDGLEREMGAFAAPEHYQVDSEEQDRRNEKKEILSQEKYIRSPVFADFLRELPLTQAKVLITTRIFPENLMFGDKPMPGVIDYGFSPMSLEDAAKVWNLCCDPDGSAFQREFFEHIDFHPQVISVVAAAVKEQSLRFSEWFGEFSEVERLACLDANATLTERRHRWLELATRDLIQNRRDDWLTICYIVRRSEASGVESLMDSLVDDASVEASRPGRFRSADKLIEVLNYLTQRRLVGTDFSRGLVDVHPVIRGQVMSYILKQYEQNAGSDEELVRHLESGEDSRELMVRFLNLPDLEARFRSLSSALESFSDTPSAQSAVLNILGKFFPQEPGKRPWLEALPALRLRKDQAWVLYRTGNELMTRGLWDESAIVFKRASIAYQLCGDLQSIEDCRHSHNWQSLYGGALWQSEQQQLDALETGDSKHTKYAPYWLALLLSIRQSEHAAELLRTLPAETNRWTLQTVAEAWFYLEDYPKAATLAQQAWDRREKERDSVGQLLWEAVTLGLALVRMGKTEEAESFLDFAIRRGTGWAYNLVPMFALAGLIELQYREAMKINTGSKRFVELSEVDFTYKRYCRADPNDSFQIPAAEAHLAMARVHLARQESSEAVRLAHRALKIARKDDPPFHYASVVKRAVEFLTGELNQPVHSIETPSLEALDHEDRLRKWMKNRGSEFTL
- the avd gene encoding diversity-generating retroelement protein Avd, with translation MKKAPTELPIIQKTYDLIRWYVPHLNRLPRDHKFMLGNRLIEGLYELLDGLIVARYSTEKLARLESLNSLLDVIRYQTRLLKDFELLDLRRYEFVSRLIDDIGRSLGGWIGQQRSLQAQ